A genome region from Clostridium sp. JN-9 includes the following:
- a CDS encoding aminopeptidase, with the protein MVDIRLNKLAKLLVNYSAKVKPGEFVLVSCEDVAEPWMAEVVKEAIKAGAHVETILDSHTVKENKLKYSSKEQLKQENFILKYALEKADVWLSAWGTRNTKANSNIDSEIIKLSAIGAKSWRKVYSDGMGDGTLRWCGTQFPTYADAQEASMSLSEYEDFVYGAGLLNSDDPVAEWEKVSAGQERWVKYLDLKKQLHIISKDTDIVVGVNNRKWINCDGKVNFPDGEVFTSPEENNINGVITFSFPGIYMGKEIQGIRLKVVDGKVQQAAAEKGQDLLDTLLTLDEGASRFGEVAIGTNYGINKFTRNMLFDEKIGGTIHMAIGDSMAEAGGLNKSNIHWDMLCDMRQCGKIYADGELFYEKGHFIDEVLSKYNL; encoded by the coding sequence ATGGTAGATATACGATTAAACAAGCTGGCAAAACTGCTGGTTAATTATTCTGCAAAAGTTAAGCCTGGGGAATTTGTTCTGGTTAGCTGTGAAGATGTGGCTGAGCCATGGATGGCTGAGGTTGTTAAGGAAGCAATAAAGGCAGGAGCTCATGTTGAAACTATATTAGACTCCCATACAGTTAAAGAAAACAAACTAAAATACAGTTCTAAAGAGCAGCTTAAACAAGAAAACTTCATATTAAAGTATGCATTAGAAAAAGCTGATGTATGGCTTTCTGCCTGGGGCACAAGAAATACAAAAGCCAACTCCAACATTGATTCAGAAATAATAAAACTTTCAGCCATAGGTGCTAAAAGCTGGAGAAAAGTTTATTCTGATGGCATGGGAGATGGAACGCTAAGATGGTGCGGGACTCAATTTCCAACTTATGCAGATGCTCAGGAAGCTTCAATGAGCTTAAGTGAATATGAGGACTTTGTATATGGAGCAGGTTTACTGAATTCTGATGATCCTGTAGCTGAATGGGAAAAAGTAAGCGCTGGTCAGGAAAGATGGGTAAAGTATTTAGACTTAAAAAAACAGCTTCACATAATATCAAAGGACACTGATATAGTGGTAGGTGTAAATAACAGAAAGTGGATTAACTGCGATGGTAAAGTTAATTTCCCTGATGGAGAAGTTTTTACATCTCCTGAAGAAAATAATATTAATGGAGTTATAACATTTAGTTTCCCTGGAATATATATGGGAAAAGAAATACAGGGCATAAGATTAAAAGTTGTTGATGGAAAAGTACAGCAGGCTGCTGCAGAAAAAGGCCAGGATTTATTAGATACACTTTTAACACTTGATGAAGGTGCATCAAGATTTGGTGAAGTTGCTATAGGAACAAATTATGGGATAAATAAATTCACAAGAAATATGCTGTTTGATGAAAAAATTGGAGGAACTATTCACATGGCTATTGGAGATTCAATGGCTGAAGCAGGCGGGCTTAATAAATCTAATATTCATTGGGATATGCTTTGCGACATGAGACAATGCGGTAAAATATATGCTGATGGCGAATTGTTCTATGAAAAGGGCCATTTCATTGATGAAGTTCTATCAAAATATAATCTTTAG
- a CDS encoding D-alanyl-D-alanine carboxypeptidase family protein, whose amino-acid sequence MKKILTFLLSLIMVISIPLQALADENTNTSIKQPKIYGTSAITIDMKTGEIIYAKDIDKRAYPASTTKLMTALLLAENKKKSDLLTYTQEAKNQPEYSLNLNVHSIAVGEKMTAANAMDGLLLFSGNDVAYMIASSVGGNVKSFINMMNDRAKKLNLKNTHFVTPNGLHDNEHYTTAYDLSVIAREAFKNPWVRESMGKEKSTIKTVTGPNMAVENRNKLLNKDGCIGGKTGYTSEAGRCLVAIYERNGRQIMGLVMKSVYDKDDKTVFEDMKKIIDYSYSAKQSTLISKDTNLRTETIDYKSFRFFGPVKQLKVPVIIKDNVNYYENQLNTKENMSKLVSYNMNKFTLNDLKKGNSIGTLTINEKGVTKNFKLYSSLTSKDINKILIPSYIKFAAVCLVIIILILFTIRTINLNKRRKRRKNRYR is encoded by the coding sequence ATGAAGAAGATACTTACATTTTTATTATCATTAATTATGGTTATATCCATTCCATTACAGGCACTAGCAGATGAAAATACCAATACCAGTATCAAGCAGCCTAAAATATATGGTACATCTGCAATTACAATTGATATGAAAACAGGCGAAATTATATATGCTAAGGACATTGATAAAAGAGCATATCCAGCAAGTACAACTAAGCTAATGACTGCTCTTCTGCTTGCAGAAAACAAGAAAAAATCAGATTTATTAACTTACACTCAGGAAGCAAAAAATCAGCCTGAATATTCATTAAATCTAAATGTACATTCTATAGCAGTTGGTGAAAAAATGACAGCAGCTAACGCTATGGATGGTTTGCTCCTGTTCTCAGGCAATGATGTAGCTTATATGATTGCTTCTTCTGTAGGGGGCAATGTTAAAAGTTTTATTAATATGATGAATGACAGAGCTAAAAAATTAAATTTAAAAAATACACACTTTGTTACACCAAATGGACTTCATGACAATGAGCATTATACTACTGCTTATGATTTAAGTGTTATTGCTAGAGAAGCTTTTAAAAATCCCTGGGTTAGAGAATCCATGGGAAAAGAAAAATCCACAATAAAAACAGTAACTGGTCCTAATATGGCAGTAGAAAATAGAAACAAGCTATTAAATAAAGATGGATGTATTGGCGGGAAAACTGGTTACACCTCAGAAGCAGGCAGATGTCTTGTTGCTATTTATGAAAGAAATGGCAGACAGATAATGGGTTTAGTGATGAAATCAGTTTATGACAAAGATGATAAAACAGTATTTGAAGATATGAAAAAAATTATTGATTATAGTTATAGTGCAAAGCAAAGTACTTTAATAAGTAAAGACACTAACCTAAGGACAGAAACCATTGATTATAAATCCTTTAGATTTTTCGGCCCTGTAAAACAGCTGAAGGTTCCAGTTATTATTAAAGATAATGTAAACTATTATGAAAATCAGTTAAATACTAAGGAAAACATGTCGAAATTAGTAAGCTATAATATGAATAAATTTACACTTAATGATTTGAAAAAGGGAAACAGTATTGGTACATTAACAATAAATGAAAAAGGAGTTACTAAGAACTTCAAACTATATTCTTCCCTAACTTCAAAGGATATCAATAAAATTTTAATTCCTTCTTATATTAAGTTTGCAGCAGTATGTTTAGTGATAATAATTCTTATTTTATTTACAATAAGAACTATAAATCTAAATAAAAGAAGAAAAAGAAGAAAAAATCGTTACAGATAA
- a CDS encoding CoA pyrophosphatase → MNENEIKEIFKNRSAGIIGNHKKSSVMILMTEENNNIFVLFEERSHKLRHQPGDICLPGGRIEKNETPVDAAVREVCEELKLSKQDIKIIGEMDYFVSPYNTIMYPFIASTKGCINASEDEVERIIKIPLNFFINNEPILYDLKIGPLLEDDFPYDLINNGRDYKFSRGILKEYFYKYKDIVIWGFTAQIIKSFVDILKANL, encoded by the coding sequence ATGAATGAGAATGAAATAAAAGAAATATTTAAAAATAGATCTGCTGGTATTATAGGAAACCATAAGAAAAGCTCCGTGATGATTCTTATGACTGAAGAAAATAATAATATATTTGTGTTATTTGAAGAAAGGTCACATAAGCTTCGTCATCAGCCAGGGGATATATGCCTTCCAGGAGGAAGAATAGAAAAAAATGAAACACCAGTTGATGCAGCTGTAAGAGAGGTGTGCGAAGAGTTAAAATTATCTAAACAGGATATAAAAATAATTGGTGAAATGGATTACTTTGTAAGTCCATATAATACTATAATGTATCCATTTATTGCAAGTACTAAAGGATGTATTAATGCTAGTGAAGATGAGGTGGAAAGAATAATAAAAATCCCTTTAAATTTTTTCATAAATAATGAACCAATTCTTTACGATCTAAAAATTGGTCCATTACTTGAAGATGACTTCCCCTATGATTTGATTAATAATGGAAGAGATTATAAATTCAGCAGGGGAATTTTAAAGGAATATTTTTATAAATATAAGGATATTGTTATTTGGGGTTTTACAGCACAAATTATAAAAAGTTTTGTAGATATTTTAAAAGCTAATCTTTGA
- the hypF gene encoding carbamoyltransferase HypF has product MMLHLFIKVEGIVQGVGFRPFVYNLAYKNSLTGWVNNNSEGVYINIQGMEKSINNFIDELKNSPPPLSKIENINIKELPLENFKSFSIKKSEFRKNKITLISPDIATCSDCLKDIHDRHNRRYKYAFTNCTNCGPRFSIIKSIPYDRCETTMGKFTMCSNCESEYTNPLNRRFHAQPNACHNCGPHLWITDNSGNIIEMPQDNIIDWTIQKLKEGNIFAVKGLGGFLLVCDGHNDNAVKELRKRKRRPDKPFAVMMSDIDTINKYCYVNEKEYNVLTGIRKPIVLLNKKNKYKLPDSIAPNMKTLGVMLPYTPLHELLLSEDLDTLIMTSANIYGCPIEYENNSAFENLNNIVDYFMFHNRDIYTPIDDSVVRYMCGDIRMIRRARGYVPDPVNYSGIENILAAGPDMKNTFAIGLENYIFLSQHNGDLQNVETINNYKRNIRHIKDLFSFKPKFIAYDAHPNYESTLIAKDMNIKKIPVYHHHAHIVSCMVENKLKDNVIGLSFDGTGFGTDKCIWGSEFLICNKKRFQRIGHLDYTLLAGGDKSILEPWRSGVSYLISTGENLNKENQYFSLIESIFGSNGLKLSTMINKKINCVKTSSMGRFFDAVSSILGIRKFISYEGQASIELECCIPDNYSYSDKTEDHYDFNIISSNGEYIIMPYKIIHGIISDLKENVKISDISWKFHNSIIAFSVKLCEKIRKEYFINDIVLSGGVFQNKYLMENIVDELRKLNFKVYTHKYFPSNDGGISLGQIAIANEKIIDDIK; this is encoded by the coding sequence ATGATGCTGCATCTTTTTATAAAAGTTGAAGGAATTGTACAAGGAGTTGGATTCAGGCCATTCGTATACAATTTAGCTTATAAAAATTCTCTAACAGGATGGGTTAATAATAACTCTGAGGGTGTATATATCAATATACAGGGCATGGAGAAAAGTATAAATAATTTTATTGATGAATTAAAAAACAGTCCTCCCCCCCTTTCAAAAATTGAAAATATTAATATAAAAGAATTACCTTTAGAAAATTTCAAATCATTTTCAATAAAAAAAAGTGAGTTTAGAAAAAATAAGATTACATTAATTTCTCCCGATATAGCAACCTGCAGTGATTGCCTGAAAGATATTCACGATAGGCATAACAGAAGATATAAATATGCATTTACAAACTGCACTAATTGCGGGCCAAGGTTCAGCATAATTAAAAGTATTCCTTATGATAGATGTGAGACTACAATGGGTAAATTTACAATGTGCAGTAATTGTGAATCTGAGTATACTAATCCATTAAACAGAAGATTTCATGCGCAGCCAAACGCCTGCCATAATTGCGGTCCCCATCTATGGATTACAGATAATTCAGGAAATATCATAGAAATGCCTCAAGACAATATAATAGACTGGACAATACAAAAGTTAAAGGAAGGAAATATATTTGCTGTAAAGGGACTTGGAGGTTTTCTTCTGGTGTGTGACGGCCATAATGATAATGCTGTTAAAGAGCTTAGGAAAAGGAAAAGAAGGCCTGACAAACCATTTGCTGTAATGATGAGTGACATAGATACAATTAATAAATATTGTTATGTAAACGAAAAGGAATATAATGTGCTCACTGGCATAAGAAAGCCAATAGTATTATTAAATAAAAAAAACAAATACAAGTTACCTGATTCAATAGCACCTAATATGAAAACTCTTGGGGTAATGCTGCCATATACACCTTTGCATGAACTATTACTAAGCGAAGACTTAGACACTCTTATAATGACCAGCGCTAATATCTATGGATGTCCTATAGAATATGAGAATAACAGTGCTTTTGAAAATCTGAATAATATTGTTGATTATTTCATGTTTCATAATAGGGATATTTACACTCCCATAGATGATTCTGTCGTAAGATACATGTGTGGAGATATTAGAATGATCAGACGTGCAAGGGGGTATGTTCCTGACCCAGTAAACTATTCTGGTATAGAAAATATATTAGCTGCAGGCCCTGATATGAAAAATACTTTTGCAATTGGACTGGAAAATTACATTTTTCTAAGCCAGCACAATGGAGATCTTCAAAATGTTGAAACAATAAACAACTATAAAAGGAATATACGCCACATTAAAGATTTATTTTCATTTAAGCCAAAATTTATTGCCTATGATGCTCATCCTAATTATGAATCCACCTTAATTGCAAAGGATATGAATATAAAGAAAATACCTGTTTATCATCATCATGCTCATATAGTAAGCTGTATGGTAGAAAATAAGTTAAAAGATAATGTTATTGGATTGTCCTTTGATGGTACTGGATTTGGCACAGATAAATGCATTTGGGGAAGTGAATTCTTAATATGCAATAAAAAAAGATTTCAAAGGATTGGACATTTAGACTATACACTTTTAGCTGGAGGTGATAAATCCATACTGGAACCATGGAGATCAGGTGTTTCATATTTAATAAGTACAGGTGAAAATTTAAATAAAGAAAATCAGTATTTTTCATTAATAGAATCCATTTTTGGAAGCAATGGTTTAAAATTGTCAACTATGATTAATAAAAAAATAAATTGTGTAAAAACATCCAGCATGGGAAGATTTTTTGATGCAGTATCAAGTATACTTGGTATAAGAAAGTTTATTTCATATGAGGGACAGGCCTCTATTGAACTTGAGTGCTGCATACCAGACAATTATTCTTATTCAGATAAAACTGAAGACCATTATGACTTTAATATTATTTCAAGTAATGGAGAGTATATTATTATGCCATACAAAATTATACATGGCATAATAAGCGATTTAAAAGAGAATGTTAAAATAAGTGATATAAGCTGGAAATTCCATAATTCAATTATTGCATTTTCAGTAAAGCTTTGTGAAAAAATAAGAAAAGAATATTTTATTAATGATATTGTTCTTAGCGGAGGCGTTTTTCAAAATAAATACCTTATGGAAAATATAGTTGATGAATTGAGAAAGTTAAATTTTAAAGTATATACACATAAATATTTTCCTTCAAATGATGGAGGTATAAGTTTAGGTCAGATTGCCATTGCCAATGAAAAAATAATAGACGACATAAAATAA
- a CDS encoding DUF4878 domain-containing protein: MKIININNSINRNDMVKYNINLNNLNEVQNDPVNVVSNYDELLYKCWDSGKEADVKECINYLFKVSTPSFKISVGTMENLIKSQFNVIKTEKENDVKFVNSFYEDPVKVDENTVKVNVKDSFSDGDKIIEYTLIKDDNKWYINNILLNKEQN; the protein is encoded by the coding sequence TTGAAGATAATAAATATAAATAACAGTATTAATAGAAATGATATGGTAAAATATAATATTAATTTAAATAATTTAAATGAAGTACAAAATGATCCTGTAAATGTAGTGAGCAATTATGATGAGCTGCTTTATAAATGCTGGGACAGTGGAAAAGAGGCTGATGTAAAGGAATGTATAAATTATCTTTTTAAAGTATCAACACCATCTTTTAAAATAAGTGTAGGCACAATGGAAAATTTAATAAAAAGTCAGTTTAATGTAATAAAAACCGAAAAGGAAAATGACGTTAAATTCGTTAACTCATTCTATGAAGACCCTGTAAAAGTTGATGAAAACACAGTAAAAGTAAATGTAAAAGATAGTTTTTCAGATGGAGATAAAATAATAGAGTATACTTTAATAAAAGATGATAATAAATGGTATATCAATAATATTTTATTAAATAAAGAACAGAATTAG
- a CDS encoding ElyC/SanA/YdcF family protein, with amino-acid sequence MGTLNEIQIVNDINNIILFLSKRDIDELTPKALHGKFGITKVDMLIILGNSIPYIAELGADAYKNCIAEDLMVVGGIGHSTKYLIENVQKNNKYIDINTNNKSEADILSQIIEKRINIDNHKIIIENKSTNCGSNAHESLNVLKKRGHIPKSILLIQDPTMQIRTHASFLKEWSEEKTLIISYSPFIPKVKVSHNGYTHINNKIDGLWSKERFIDLIMGEIPRLRDDSQGYGPMGKGFIGHVDIPEKVLDSYNRLLTYYAEYNEIRLRK; translated from the coding sequence TTGGGTACTTTAAATGAAATCCAAATAGTAAATGATATAAACAATATTATATTATTTTTATCAAAAAGAGATATAGATGAACTAACCCCAAAAGCTCTGCATGGTAAATTTGGAATTACCAAAGTAGATATGCTGATTATTTTAGGAAACAGCATTCCTTACATAGCAGAGCTAGGTGCTGATGCTTATAAAAATTGTATTGCTGAGGATTTAATGGTAGTTGGCGGTATAGGCCATTCAACAAAATATTTAATCGAAAATGTGCAGAAAAATAATAAATATATTGATATAAATACAAATAACAAGTCTGAAGCCGACATATTAAGTCAGATTATAGAAAAGAGAATTAATATTGACAATCATAAAATTATTATAGAAAATAAATCTACAAACTGCGGCTCCAATGCTCACGAATCATTAAATGTTTTGAAAAAAAGGGGGCATATTCCAAAATCTATTTTACTAATTCAGGATCCAACTATGCAAATTAGAACTCATGCTTCCTTTCTAAAAGAATGGAGTGAGGAAAAAACCTTAATTATAAGCTATAGTCCATTTATACCTAAAGTTAAAGTGTCACATAATGGATATACACATATTAATAATAAGATAGATGGTCTTTGGAGCAAGGAAAGATTTATTGATCTTATAATGGGTGAAATCCCAAGGTTAAGAGATGATTCACAGGGATATGGACCAATGGGAAAGGGATTCATAGGTCACGTAGATATCCCTGAAAAAGTTTTAGATTCTTATAACAGACTATTAACTTATTATGCTGAGTATAATGAGATCAGGCTTCGAAAGTAA
- a CDS encoding HDIG domain-containing metalloprotein produces MNKMDYFYEFNNVLLNETTPSVYFKSIAGSEIFTSLYPFTMLGKLQITDQSPKYHPEGSVWNHTLMVIDQCAERKDESSNKDAFMWAALLHDIGKPPTTKIRNGKITSYDHDIVGSRMAVEFLNEFNLEQKFIEKVTAFVRWHMQVLFVSKGMPFSDVEKMQKDIPIEEIALFALCDRLGRGNMTTEKIKEEEDNILLFIKKVKGNKVKYDKIKIKS; encoded by the coding sequence ATGAATAAAATGGACTACTTTTATGAATTTAACAATGTACTGCTTAATGAAACTACTCCCTCAGTTTACTTTAAATCAATAGCTGGATCAGAGATTTTTACCAGTTTATATCCTTTTACAATGCTTGGTAAACTTCAAATTACAGACCAGTCCCCAAAATATCACCCTGAAGGAAGTGTGTGGAATCACACCTTAATGGTAATTGACCAGTGCGCTGAAAGAAAGGATGAAAGCAGTAATAAGGATGCTTTTATGTGGGCAGCATTACTTCACGATATTGGCAAGCCGCCTACAACTAAAATAAGAAATGGTAAAATAACTTCATATGATCACGATATAGTGGGAAGCAGAATGGCAGTAGAATTTTTAAATGAATTCAATTTAGAACAAAAATTTATAGAAAAAGTTACTGCATTTGTCAGGTGGCATATGCAGGTTTTATTTGTGTCCAAGGGAATGCCTTTTTCAGATGTGGAAAAAATGCAAAAGGATATACCTATTGAGGAAATTGCATTATTTGCTTTATGTGACAGATTGGGCAGAGGTAACATGACTACAGAAAAAATAAAAGAAGAAGAAGATAATATATTATTATTTATAAAAAAAGTAAAAGGCAATAAAGTTAAATATGATAAAATAAAAATAAAAAGCTAA